taatgtttagtttataaaataaactctatatatatatatgaatatatatgcaGCTTGGAATGGCGAGTGCGTTGGAAACGCTGTGCGGTCAAGCGTTTGGAGCTAAGAAATATGATATGTTGGGAGTGTATATGCAGCGTTCTTGGATTGTTCTCTTCTTATTCGCCACCTTTCTCCTTCCTATGTACTTATTCGCGTCTCCAATTCTTAAGTTCTTCGGTCAGCCTGAAGACATCGCCGAGCTCTCCGGTGTCATCGCCGTTTGGGCCATTCCTACACATTTCGCGTTTGCCTTCTATTTCCCTCTCAGCCGATTCTTCCAATGCCAGCTCAAGAATAGGGTATGTAACTAAATTAAGAGGTCGCAACATAAGTGGCTATTAGTCCCCTGGCGGTTAATTCTTAATGTGTTTGGTTGATATATTTCTTACAATACCAGGTGGTTGCAGTTGTGTCTGGAGTGGCACTTGTAGTTCACATATTTGTGTGCTGGCTTTTTGTATACGGTCTTAAACTTGGAGTCAAAGGGACCATGGCTACTATTAATGTGTCGTGGTGGCTCACTGTCTTAATGTTATTTGCTTATGCAACTTGCGGCGGTTGCCCGCTCACTTGGACCGGTTTCTCCATGGAAGCTTTCACCAGACTATGGGAATTTGCTAAGCTCTCCACGTCCTCCGGTGTCATGCTTTGGTAATAATTCGCTAAACGCCACTTGTGtggcaattttttttaaaaagttttgtttACGCATGGGACCACAACTTCTTACAGTAGTTTTTTTATCAAGTACAGCTTGGAATATTGGTACTATAGGATTTTAATCGTGATGACTGGAAATCTAAAGGATACAAAAATCGCTGTCGACTCTTTGTCTATATGGTACGTCATAGTTTTGGATTGATATGTATATTAGATATGATTTTCACagattttataacatattaattCATTGGCAGCATGTCGATAAATGGCTTGGAAATGATGATTCCACTTGCTTTCTTTGCGGGGACCGGgtaattgattatatatatatatactttaattttcgTTTAGATCTCTGGTTAGGCTAGTTCGTGGCTTAAGCAGTCCTTAATTATAATCACGTGCTCTTGTAGCGTACGAGTGGCGAATGAGTTAGGAGCTGGCAGTGGAAAAAGAGCAAGATTTGCAATGATCACATCAGTAACACAATCGTTAATCATCGGAATAATATTTTCGGTGCTTGTAGTATTTTTTCATGATCAAATAGGCTGGATTTTTTCTTCAAGTGAAACTGTCATAGAAGCAGTCAATGATCTCTCTATTCTTTTAGCGTTCACGATTCTTCTCAACAGTATCCAACCGGTTCTTTCCGGTACGCTATAAAACCATTTCATTTTCGTTTTGTTATCTCAAAATAATTCGGGTGAACAGTTGTGAGAGGACTTTTGACTAGGTGTTGCGGTTGGTTCGGGTTGGCAATCATTCGTGGCATATATAAACCTGGGATGCTATTATTTCGTTGGACTTCCACTAGGATATGTCATGGGCTGGATTTTCAAGTCTGGTGTCAAGGTAAccctatttttctttctttatttaatATCAATATTGCAATTTGCAACGTTAATCTCGTTATATCTATAATTTCATTGCTATAGGGCATTTGGGCTGGTATGATATTCGGAGGAACCGCCATTCAAAcattgattttgatttctatTGTTATGAGATGTGACTGGGAGAAAGAGGTAACTCgaattgtttgttttgttgctTTTGTTTCgcttatatatatggtttatttCATCTTCATCTATGTGTTTCCAATACAATTGTTACATCTTTCTTTAAAATTTGTAGGCACGAAAAGCAAGTATGCGCATTCAGAACTGGTCTG
This genomic interval from Brassica napus cultivar Da-Ae chromosome A2 unlocalized genomic scaffold, Da-Ae chrA02_Random_1, whole genome shotgun sequence contains the following:
- the LOC106383162 gene encoding protein DETOXIFICATION 28; this translates as MIERDDTSKGIEKAKIPLLRDQYAAEEEDGEIKRKIWIETKKLWRIVGPAIFSRVSTYSILVITQAFAGHLGELELAAISIVNNVIIGFNLGLLLGMASALETLCGQAFGAKKYDMLGVYMQRSWIVLFLFATFLLPMYLFASPILKFFGQPEDIAELSGVIAVWAIPTHFAFAFYFPLSRFFQCQLKNRVVAVVSGVALVVHIFVCWLFVYGLKLGVKGTMATINVSWWLTVLMLFAYATCGGCPLTWTGFSMEAFTRLWEFAKLSTSSGVMLCLEYWYYRILIVMTGNLKDTKIAVDSLSICMSINGLEMMIPLAFFAGTGVRVANELGAGSGKRARFAMITSVTQSLIIGIIFSVLVVFFHDQIGWIFSSSETVIEAVNDLSILLAFTILLNSIQPVLSGVAVGSGWQSFVAYINLGCYYFVGLPLGYVMGWIFKSGVKGIWAGMIFGGTAIQTLILISIVMRCDWEKEARKASMRIQNWSVSDATKKSEEDPRQKD